The genomic window AGCGCTCGTCGATTACGCTGCAGCTTCGTCGAGGAGCACGTCGTCGTACTCGCCGGCGTCGACCTTCTCCTTGAACTCGCGAGCGTCGTCGCCCTCGATGGTGACGCCCATCGAGGCGCAGGTGCCGACGACTTCCTTCGCGGCGTTTTTCGCGTCGTAGGCGAGCAGGTCGGGGTGTTTCTGCTCGGCGATCTGCTTGACCTGATCGATCGAGAGATCGGCGACGAAGTCCTTCTGGGGTTCGCCGCTGCCGGTGTCGAATCCGGCCTCGTCCTTGATCAGTTCGGCCGTCGGTGGGACACCGACGTCGATCTCGAAGGAGCCGTCGTCGTCGTAGTCGACGGTGACGGGGACCTCGGTCCCGTCGAACGCTTCCGTCTGGTCGTTGATCTCCTGTACGACCGCCTGTACGTCGACAGGGGTCGGTCCGAGCTCGGGACCGAGCGGTGGGCCAGGGTTGGCCTGGCCACCCGGAACGAGCACTTCGATGGTTCCAGCCATACCCGTCACAACCCGTGCGCGAGTTTTAAGGGTTGCTAATTCGGGCAGTGAACCCTGTGACTCGGTATCGTACGCGTCGAGTCACGACCGCGTCACTCGACGCTCTCGGTCCGCCACTCGGCGAACGACTCGAGCACCTGCGTCTCGTCGAAGCGTTCGATACACGGCACGTCGTAGGGGTGAATCTCGTCGACGCGATCGATCAGGTCGTCGGCGGCGTCGGCGGTCGTCTTCGCGAGCAGGACGACTTCGTCGTCGCGGTGAATCTCGCCCTCCCAGCGGTAGGTGGAGGTCGTCGACAGCCGGTTGACGCAGGCCGCGAGCCGTTCCTCGACGAGCGTCTCGGCGATCCGATCGGCTTCCGCCGGTGGAACCGTGATGTAGACCGTGGACATCCGTGTCGTCGGGTACGCTCGAGACGGAGAAAAAGTCCCCTGACCGGGGACGACCGCAGGGCTCTAGCGACGGCGGCGGTCCGAGACTCGGCCGCGACCGCGTCAGTCCGCGTTCGCGTTACCGGTGACGGGATTGAACGTTCCGTTGATGTCCCACTCGTGAATGCAGTGTGGATTGCCGACCTGCTTTTCGCCGTCGTCGCGGGCGATCTGCCAGGCCTCGAGGTCGTCATCCCATCGCTCGGTTCGATCGCACCGTTCGCAGACGCGGGCAGTCGGCGGTCGTACTTGTGCGCTCATTATCGACCGTGGGTACTGGACGCATATAACACTGTTTGTGTGCGGCAACTTCTGCCCCACATTCGTTCACGATTATTGTAGAATTTAAAGTCAGAGAGCCGATCCCAGCGTTTGACCGTTCGTCGTAAGTCGTTCGAAACGTCCTGAGATCGGTTTCAGAGGCGCTCGCCGTCGGTTCCGAGTCGCTGGTTCGTCTCCGCGACCGCCGCTCCGTCGATCGGTGCCTCCGGCCGGCCGATCGAGAGGTACCGGCCCGCCGGGGAGCGATATCGGACGACGAGCGACCACATGACCGCGGTCCCTAACAGCCCGATCGCCGAGAGGGTCATCCCCAGCGAATAGAACGTCCCGGTATAGATCACGGCGAGTACGAACTTGGGAACGCTGGTCGCCAGCGGGATTCGCGCGTCGAGATCGCGCAACGTCGGGAGCAACGCGAGGACGGTGAGTAAACTGCCGCCGAGAAAGACGAGATCTTGCCAGGCCATAGAATGGATACTCGGCTATGAGTAAATACTCTTCCGGTTGGGATCGGTCGAACGAGTCCGTCTCGAGCGGGTTCCGATCCGAAGAGGATCGACGGCGACGTCGATCGCGTACCCGCAGTACCCGCGATTGGTACTGACTGAAACAGACGGACCCGAAAATAACAGCGATACTCGATCAGCCGACGGTCCCGATCAGTAGACGGCGTCCGCGATCTCCTCGCGGAGTTCGTCGAACTGCTCGAGGTAGTCGCGGCGTTCGGCCCGCAGCGCCGCGACGGCCTCGTCGTAGTCCTCGACGTGGTCGGGGACGTAGTACTCCTCGATGTCGATTCCGGGCACGGTCTCGGGGATCGTCAGGCCGGTTCGATCGTCGTCGGTCCACTCGATCGTTCCGCGGGCGGTTTCGGTGAGGATAGTGACGGATTCCTCGACGCCGATATCCTTCGATTTCTCGCCGAGGTAGCCCGTGTTGATGACGTAACACTCGATGTCCAGCGCCTCGATGAGGTCGCGGAAGATGTTGCCCTCCTCGCCCTCGGGACCGATGATGAAGGGGTTGGTCCCGACGACGCGGATCGACTCGCCGGCCCGCGACGGGTCGCCGGCGCTGGTCTCGATCGATTCGCCGAGCATGAAGGCGACGGCCGCCTGGTCGTCCGTGAGCTTCGCGACCGGCGGCATCAGCGGGTTCCGGGTGATGAAGAAGGCCTGATCCATCCGCTCTAAGTCGATCTCCTCGTCGGCGCTCTCGAGCTGGTCGCGCTGGACGACCGCCCGGGAGTTCGAGGTGTAGCGATCCTCGTCGAAGTGGACCGTCCCGTCGTCGTCGACGGCGACGTTCTCGAAGACGGCCGACTCGTGGGTCGCGGCCTCGTAGAGTTCGGGTTGTTCCTCGGCGTCGAGGCCGATGGTCTTGATGAACAGTCCCTGACCCTCGCTGCCGGCGACGGTGCCGTCCGGCAGGAGGCCACAGACGTCGTCCTGGAGCATCGTGGCGTCTTCGGGGTCCTCGAGCCAGCAGCCGTGGGAGGTGAGCGTCGACTTGCCGGTCGCAGAGAGGCCCATGAACACCTGGCCGACGGTCTGGAGGTCGCCGTCCGCGTCACGAACGCGGACGCGCTTGCTGCCCGCGTGGAGACCGAGGCCGCCCTGTTCTTTGATCCGGTACATGTACAGCCGGAGGAACGACTTCTTCGCCTCGCCGATGTAATCGGTCCCCAGCACGGCGGTAAAGCCCTCGTCGGGAAGGACGCGAACGGCGGTCTCGTCGTAGTCGGGGTCCATAACCGTGTAGAGGTCGGGCTCGCGACCGTCCGACGGTTCGAACAGGTCCCGCCAGCCCAGCGCGATGTGGGCGTGCTCGACGGGGACGAACAGTCGGCAACAGAAGGTCGCGTCGGGATGGCGCCCCATCAGTCGATCGACGCAGATCATCTCGCGGTCGCCCGCGCGGGCGATCGCGTCGTCGACGAGGTCGTGGTCGCGCTCGTCGAACGCGGCGTCAACGGCGTTTTTCGTCAGATCGGCGCTTCGCGATCGCGTTTCGCTGACGTACGACGGGGATCCGAACTCGGTCGTCGTCTCGTCGTCGGCTGCGAGATCGCGGAGTTCCTCGAACGAGGGATCGTACCGCACGTTCGACGCTGTCGTCGGGTCAGGAAGTTCTCGGACCAGCGGACGGGTCTCCGCCCCGGTTTCGGACATATACGTAATCAACCATCGTCGCGATGTATAAACATGGAGGATTCTTCTCTCCGTGTGTCACATCCTCACCAATCACTGTAACGATATGGCAATTTGCGTCCTGTAGGGGCGATACGTAGCCGATTCGGTATCTAGGACTAAACTATCTGAATTCGGATACGAATGGGAAAGATACTCGAAAGTGAAATAACTTCTACGGGGCGAGTCACCGTTCGGACGGCGGTTCCCCTCACGGAACCGCCCCGGTGAATTTTATCGGATCGGAGGCTCCGTCGTTTCGACTCTCGATACCGCTCCCCTCGAGGTCTCGATATCGGAGAACGACCCGGCGCGTCTCACTCCGAGACGATTATCCGACCGGTCATTCCGGCGTTGACGTGCGGTTCGCAGATGTACGTGTAGGTCCCCGGTACCTCGAACGTGTGCTCGAACGTCCCGCGGGTCTCGAGCTTCCCGCCCTGGGACTCGTGCCAGGCCTCGATGGCCGTCTGTTCGTCCTCGTAGCCGCCGGTCGCGAAGTAGTCGGCGCCCTCGGGAAGGCTCGCCTCGCGGGCCGTCACCGTGTGGATCGCTTCGCTGGTGTTCTTCCAGACGACGGTCTCACCGACGCTGGCCTCGTACTCGTCGGGGAGGAAGGCGTTCCGGTTCATTCCGATGGTACAGCTCTGGCCCTCGCAGGGGTCGTCGCTATTGAACGCGTTGCCGACGGCCGAACAGCCCGCCAGTCCGACCGAAACGGCGGAGCCGACGGCGGCGAGATAGACGCGCCGATTCATACCGTTGGCTTGGGAGCATCCGAATATAACCGCCCCGGTTCGATCGTCGAAACCTCGAGCGTCGGATCGGTGGCGAAACGAAAACACGTAAGGGACCTCCACGTCGAATCCGGGAGTATGCTCCCCCGGTTCGTCGGGCGACTGGGCGTCGCCGACGCGGTGACGATCGCCAACGCCGCTCTGGGATTCGTCGCCGTCGTCGTCGCCTTCGTCGACATCGGGCTCGCCGCGCGCCTCATCCTGCTGGCGGCGATCGCGGACGGACTGGACGGGATCCTCGCTCGCCGCTACGGCGGCACCGACACCGGTCCCTATCTGGACTCGCTCGCCGACGTCGCCTCCTTCGCGGTCGCCCCCGCGGTCGTCGCCTTCGTCGTCATCACGGAGGGTCTCGAGATCGGATTCGACGCGGTCACCGGCGAATTGGTCCTCGTGACGGGGGTCTGTGCGCTGTTCGTCGCGATGGCCGTCACCCGACTGGGGATGTACACGGCCTACGATGTCTCCGGGAACTACACAGAGGGGATCCAGACGACGCTGGCGGCGACGATCCTCGGCGCGGCGATTCTCGCCGGTGAAACCCATCCGAAGCTCGTCCTCGCGGTGACGGGCGCGTTCTGTTACCTGATGGTCTCGCGCATCGAGTATCCCGACCTGCTCGCCCGCGACGCGGCCATCATGGGCGTCGTCCACGCCCTGGCCATCCTCGTCCCCGAGTTCGCCGGCCGCACGTTCCCCTACGCGCTGTTGACGCTCGGCATCGCGTACATGTCGCTGAGTCCCTGGTTCTACTGGGGCGAGGGGACGCAATCGACGGCGCCCGACGCGCATGGAAACGCTTAGGGCGCTGCTGGGACGACCGTAGGGTATGTACACTGCCACGCGTCGGCGTCATCTCCGGGTCCGCGATCGGGACCGGGTGGTACCATGAGCGATGACGAGGCAGCCGAGGACGGAGCGGACGAGCCGGCCGACGAGGAACCCGAACCGGTCGATCTCGAGG from Haloterrigena sp. KLK7 includes these protein-coding regions:
- a CDS encoding 50S ribosomal protein L11, with product MAGTIEVLVPGGQANPGPPLGPELGPTPVDVQAVVQEINDQTEAFDGTEVPVTVDYDDDGSFEIDVGVPPTAELIKDEAGFDTGSGEPQKDFVADLSIDQVKQIAEQKHPDLLAYDAKNAAKEVVGTCASMGVTIEGDDAREFKEKVDAGEYDDVLLDEAAA
- the cutA gene encoding divalent-cation tolerance protein CutA, with protein sequence MSTVYITVPPAEADRIAETLVEERLAACVNRLSTTSTYRWEGEIHRDDEVVLLAKTTADAADDLIDRVDEIHPYDVPCIERFDETQVLESFAEWRTESVE
- a CDS encoding HEWD family protein, coding for MSAQVRPPTARVCERCDRTERWDDDLEAWQIARDDGEKQVGNPHCIHEWDINGTFNPVTGNANAD
- a CDS encoding phosphoenolpyruvate carboxykinase (ATP), producing MSETGAETRPLVRELPDPTTASNVRYDPSFEELRDLAADDETTTEFGSPSYVSETRSRSADLTKNAVDAAFDERDHDLVDDAIARAGDREMICVDRLMGRHPDATFCCRLFVPVEHAHIALGWRDLFEPSDGREPDLYTVMDPDYDETAVRVLPDEGFTAVLGTDYIGEAKKSFLRLYMYRIKEQGGLGLHAGSKRVRVRDADGDLQTVGQVFMGLSATGKSTLTSHGCWLEDPEDATMLQDDVCGLLPDGTVAGSEGQGLFIKTIGLDAEEQPELYEAATHESAVFENVAVDDDGTVHFDEDRYTSNSRAVVQRDQLESADEEIDLERMDQAFFITRNPLMPPVAKLTDDQAAVAFMLGESIETSAGDPSRAGESIRVVGTNPFIIGPEGEEGNIFRDLIEALDIECYVINTGYLGEKSKDIGVEESVTILTETARGTIEWTDDDRTGLTIPETVPGIDIEEYYVPDHVEDYDEAVAALRAERRDYLEQFDELREEIADAVY
- a CDS encoding plastocyanin/azurin family copper-binding protein, with the translated sequence MNRRVYLAAVGSAVSVGLAGCSAVGNAFNSDDPCEGQSCTIGMNRNAFLPDEYEASVGETVVWKNTSEAIHTVTAREASLPEGADYFATGGYEDEQTAIEAWHESQGGKLETRGTFEHTFEVPGTYTYICEPHVNAGMTGRIIVSE
- a CDS encoding protein sorting system archaetidylserine synthase (This PssA-like phosphatidyltransferase, along with a PssD-like decarboxylase, is required in Haloarchaea for the archaeosortase ArtA to replace the PGF-CTERM sorting signal with a C-terminal lipid anchor.), giving the protein MLPRFVGRLGVADAVTIANAALGFVAVVVAFVDIGLAARLILLAAIADGLDGILARRYGGTDTGPYLDSLADVASFAVAPAVVAFVVITEGLEIGFDAVTGELVLVTGVCALFVAMAVTRLGMYTAYDVSGNYTEGIQTTLAATILGAAILAGETHPKLVLAVTGAFCYLMVSRIEYPDLLARDAAIMGVVHALAILVPEFAGRTFPYALLTLGIAYMSLSPWFYWGEGTQSTAPDAHGNA